One genomic segment of Arachis duranensis cultivar V14167 chromosome 4, aradu.V14167.gnm2.J7QH, whole genome shotgun sequence includes these proteins:
- the LOC107483284 gene encoding putative stilbene synthase 2, producing MVAVSEIRTAQRAEGPATVLAIGTANPPNCVDQSTYADYYFRVTNSEHMTDLKKKFQRICERTQIKNRHMYLTEEILKENPNMCAYKAPSLDAREDMMIREVPRVGKEAATKAIKEWGQPMSKITHLIFCTTSGVALPGVDYELIVLLGLDPSVKRYMMYHQGCFAGGTVLRLAKDLAENNKDARVLIVCSENTSVTFRGPSETDMDSLVGQALFADGAAAIIIGSDPIPEVENPLFEIVSTDQQLVPNSHGAIGGLLREVGLTFYLNKSVPDIISQNINDALSKAFDPLGISDYNSIFWIAHPGGRAILDQVEQKVNLKPEKMKATRDVLSNYGNMSSACVFFIMDLMRKKSLERGLKTTGEGLDWGVLFGFGPGLTIETVVLRSVAI from the exons ATGGTGGCTGTTAGTGAGATCCGCACGGCTCAAAGGGCAGAAGGCCCCGCAACTGTATTGGCAATTGGCACAGCAAATCCACCAAACTGTGTTGATCAGAGTACATATGCAGATTATTATTTTAGAGTCACCAACAGTGAGCATATGACCGATCTTAAGAAGAAGTTTCAGCGCATTt GTGAGAGAACACAGATCAAGAACAGACATATGTACTTAACAGAAGAGATACtgaaagaaaatcctaacatgtgCGCATACAAGGCACCGTCGTTGGATGCAAGAGAAGACATGATGATCAGGGAGGTACCAAGGGTTGGAAAAGAGGCTGCAACCAAGGCCATCAAGGAATGGGGCCAGCCAATGTCCAAGATCACACATTTGATCTTCTGCACCACCAGCGGTGTTGCGTTGCCTGGCGTTGATTACGAACTCATCGTACTCTTAGGGCTCGACCCAAGCGTCAAGAGGTACATGATGTACCACCAAGGCTGCTTCGCTGGCGGCACTGTCCTTCGTTTGGCTAAGGACTTGGCTGAAAACAACAAGGATGCTCGTGTGCTTATTGTTTGTTCTGAAAATACTTCAGTCACTTTTCGTGGCCCTAGTGAGACAGACATGGATAGTCTTGTAGGGCAAGCATTGTTTGCCGATGGAGCTGCTGCGATTATCATTGGTTCTGATCCTATTCCGGAGGTTGAGAATCCTCTCTTTGAGATTGTTTCAACTGATCAACAACTTGTCCCTAACAGCCATGGAGCTATTGGTGGTCTCCTTCGTGAAGTTGGACTTACATTCTATCTTAACAAGAGTGTTCCAGATATTATTTCACAAAACATCAATGATGCACTCAGTAAAGCTTTTGATCCACTAGGTATATCTGATTATAACTCAATATTTTGGATTGCACACCCTGGTGGGCGTGCAATTTTGGACCAGGTTGAACAGAAGGTGAACTTGAAGCCAGAAAAGATGAAAGCCACTAGAGATGTGCTTAGTAATTATGGTAACATGTCAAGTGCATGTGTGTTCTTCATTATGGATTTGATGAGGAAGAAGTCCCTTGAAAGAGGACTTAAAACTACCGGAGAAGGACTTGATTGGGGTGTGCTTTTTGGCTTTGGTCCTGGTCTTACTATTGAAACTGTCGTTCTCCGCAGCGTGGCCATATAA
- the LOC107483324 gene encoding stilbene synthase 1 isoform X2: MVAVSEIRTAQRAEGPATVLAIGTANPPNCVDQSTYADYYFRVTNSEHMTDLKKKFQRICERTQIKNRHMYLTEEILKENPNMCAYKAPSLDAREDMMIREVPRVGKEAATKAIKEWGQPMSKITHLIFCTTSGVALPGVDYELIVLLGLDPSVKRYMMYHQGCFAGGTVLRLAKDLAENNKDARVLIVCSENTSVTFRGPSETDMDSLVGQALFADGAAAIIIGSDPIPEVENPLFEIVSTDQQLVPNSHGAIGGLLREVGLTFYLNKSVPDIISQNINDALSKAFDPLGISDYNSIFWIAHPGGRAILDQVEQKVNLKPEKMKATRDVLSNYGNMSSACVFFIMDLMRKKSLESGLKTTGEGLDWGVLFGFGPGLTIETVVLRSVAI; this comes from the exons ATGGTGGCTGTTAGTGAGATCCGCACGGCTCAAAGGGCAGAAGGCCCTGCAACTGTATTGGCAATTGGCACAGCAAATCCACCAAACTGTGTTGATCAGAGTACATATGCAGATTATTATTTTAGAGTCACCAACAGTGAGCATATGACCGATCTTAAGAAGAAGTTTCAGCGCATTt GTGAGAGAACACAGATCAAGAACAGACATATGTACTTAACAGAAGAGATACtgaaagaaaatcctaacatgtgCGCATACAAGGCACCATCGTTGGATGCAAGAGAAGACATGATGATCAGGGAGGTACCAAGGGTTGGAAAAGAGGCTGCAACCAAGGCCATCAAGGAATGGGGCCAGCCAATGTCCAAGATCACGCATTTGATCTTCTGCACCACCAGCGGTGTTGCGTTGCCTGGCGTTGATTACGAACTCATCGTACTCTTAGGGCTCGACCCAAGCGTTAAGAGGTACATGATGTACCACCAAGGCTGCTTTGCTGGCGGCACTGTCCTTCGTTTGGCTAAGGACTTGGCTGAAAACAACAAGGATGCTCGTGTGCTTATTGTTTGTTCTGAAAATACTTCAGTAACTTTTCGTGGCCCTAGTGAGACAGACATGGATAGTCTTGTAGGGCAAGCATTGTTTGCCGATGGAGCTGCTGCGATTATCATTGGTTCTGATCCTATTCCAGAGGTTGAGAATCCTCTCTTTGAGATTGTTTCAACTGATCAACAACTTGTCCCTAACAGCCATGGAGCTATTGGTGGTCTCCTTCGTGAAGTTGGACTTACATTTTATCTTAACAAGAGTGTTCCAGATATTATTTCACAAAACATCAATGATGCACTCAGTAAAGCTTTTGATCCACTAGGTATATCTGATTATAACTCAATATTTTGGATTGCACACCCTGGTGGGCGTGCAATTTTGGACCAGGTTGAACAGAAGGTGAACTTGAAGCCAGAAAAGATGAAAGCCACTAGAGATGTGCTTAGCAATTATGGTAACATGTCAAGTGCATGTGTGTTCTTCATTATGGATTTGATGAGAAAGAAGTCACTTGAATCAGGACTTAAAACCACTGGAGAAGGACTTGATTGGGGTGTACTTTTTGGGTTTGGTCCTGGTCTCACTATTGAAACTGTTGTTCTCCGCAGCGTGGCCATATGA